A window of Flavobacterium psychrophilum genomic DNA:
GGAGATGGAATAACTTTAGATAAAAGTTTTGAAACCTATTTGAGTCGAAAAACGGGCCTGGCAGATGCTGTTGCAGTCGTACCTTTTGTAAATGCCGCCGCATGGATGCTTACCCGCAAATGTATTGAAACTGTAGGCTTTTTTGAGCCGCTATTTGGACATTATGGCGAAGATCGAAATTACTGCGACAGGTTGCTTTTTCATAAGTTTAAAATCGGTATAGATAACGACAGTAAGATTGTGCATGATAGGGTTATCACCCGAAATTACAATAAAGATATTATCCAGTCGAAATATAAAATACTGACCACACTTCTTAATATTAATAGCGGTTTAGGTAAAAGTTACCTGCAAGCGTTGAAAGAGGTAATTGGTTTACCAAAATATTTCGGTAAATCGTATGGTGTTGATAAATCGTTCAGTATGTTTTTTACTCTGCTGAAATATTATTTACAATGGGTAGGGGGGATGAGTAAAATAAAAACTGCCAGAAATTCGGCTAAATAAATGGATAAAAAAGCGTCGGCAAAACAGGTAGTACTTTATTCCCTCATAAATTATGTGGGTACAGCTATTGGTATAGTGTCTACCGTGCTGGTATATCCAGATAGTAAAGCTTTGCTGGGTACAGTACGCTATGTAGACAACATATCGCAATTACTATTCCCTATAATGGTGCTGGGGGCATCGCACGCGCTTATAAAATTTTATCCTGCCCTTACGGAAGATAAACAGAAACAGCTTTTTAATTATAGCATATTCTCAATTTGTGCCATAAGTCTTTTGGTGTTTGCCGGTGTCATGATCTATACCGGTATAAGTACAGATACTAACGATTACCTTATCTACCTTGCTTATCCTATCGCGGTTTCATTGGCTTTTGTAGAATTGTTTAGGAAACAGGCACAGGATCTGCAAAAACTTGCCGTGCCAACGCTGTATGAAAAGATAATTCCCAAAATTGTATTGCCACTGGTATTCCTGCTGTTCCTGCATCAGTATATATCAAAAACGGCTTCGCTGGTTTATTATACGGTATGTTATGTCGTGATTTTTGTATTAACGGCACTTTACCTGTTCAGGCATTTTAAACCCGGATTCAATTACCGTTTCAAAACGCTGTTTGGCGAAATATCCCGTAAAGATTATTTCCGTTATAGCCTGTACGCCTTTGCCGGAAGCCTGGGTTCACTGCTAGCTTTCAGGCTGGATGGTATTATTATATTCAATCTTATCTCAGAAGAAGCAAACGGAACTTTTACCATAGGCGTAAGCCTAGCATCGGTACTGCAAATACCTGCAATAGGTATGTTTGCGTTGTATGCGCCAATAGTATCAAATCATTTAAAATCGGAAACATATATTGAGCTTCAAAAGAAATATGTTGAGGTCGCCAAATTGTTGTTCTGTATAGGAGCGGTATTGTTTTGCTGTATCTTTTTGGGTATAGAAGATCTTTTCAGGCTAATGCCTACGTACGATAAAATTAAAGACAGTATACCTATTGTGAACATACTGAGCTTTAGTGTGCTTATTAATATGGCAACAGGATTCAATTCAGAAATTATTACTTATTCAAAATATTACAGGTTCAACCTGATTGCTATAAGTATCCTTATTGCGTTAAATATATCGCTAAACTTTTATTTTATATACGGACTGGATTTGGGAATTATTGGCGTTGCCTACGCGTCGTTCATATCTATGACGCTGTTTAATATCTCCAAGCTTGCTTTTATTTATAAAAAGTTCAGGCTGTTTCCTTTTGATAAAGGTTTTGCAGTGATGGCATTGTTATTCCTGATATCTACAATTGTTATTTATTTCCTTCCGGATGTTAGCAACCATTTCATAAATCTTGTCTATAAAACAGGGTTGTCGCTGATGATAAACATTATATTATTGTACAAATTGAAACTGGTCTATCAGTTGAATTTATGGATTGATAAAGGCTTGCAATTTATTAAGCTATAACGAAGCTCCAAAGGAGCGGGATATTTATAGAACAAATAGAATTCTAAAAAAAAGAGCTCCGGAGGAGCGGCACTTTATACCGCTTCTCCGGAGCTCTTTAAATTTATGAGATTATATCTATATACATGTCGCCCCTACGGAGCTGACTATATTATACTTTATATACAAATGCGTTAATGTTCATTCCTGCGCCAACTGATGCAAATAATAAAACATCACCTTTTTCAAATTGCTGGTCGTCCACTAATCCTTTTATCATCAGGTCGTATAAAGTTGGAATTGTAGCAACACTACTGTTACCCAATTTATGAATGCTCATAGGCATAACTTTTTCCGGAACCGATTTGCCATGCAGTTTATAAAAACGGTTAACGATCGCCTCGTCCATTTTTTCGTTCGCCTGGTGTATTAGTATCTTTTTAACGTCGTCTATGTTTACACCGCTGTTATCAAGGCATTCTTTCATGGCCTGAGGTACGCGACTAAGAGCAAACTCATATATTTTACGGCCGAACATTTTTATATATCGAACATCCTGATCATGATCTTTGTTGTATGAGCCCCCGAAAAAAAGAAAATGAGCCTCATCATAAGTGTACGATGCTGTTTCGTGGGCAAGTATTCCGCCTTCTTCATCCGTGCCTTCTATAATTGTTGCTCCTGCACCGTCAGAATAGATCATGCTGTCCCTATCATGCGGATCTACAACTCTTGATAATGTTTCGGCACCAATTACAAGGCATCGTTTTGCCATGCCCGATTTAATATAGGCTTTCGCCTGAATTACGCCTTCTACCCATCCGGGGCATCCAAAAAGAATATCGTAAGCCACACATTTTGGGTTTTTTATTCTAAGGCTGTGTTTTACCCTCGACGCAAGGCTTGGAATAAGGTTGGTCTGGATAGTTCCATGCTTAACATCGCCAAAATTATGCGCAAAAATAATGTAGTCAATAGTTTCAGGATCTATTCCGGCATCAGCAATCGCTTTTTCAGCTGCAAAGAATGCGATGTCAGATGTCATAAGGTCATTGTCTACATAACGGCGCTCTTCAATACCGGTAATTAACCTGAATTTTTCGGTTATTACTTCATTAGAGTAAGTAAGAGGCAGGCCTTCCTCGTCTAAAAATTCATGCTTCGCAAAGTCTAA
This region includes:
- a CDS encoding 3-oxoacyl-ACP synthase, yielding MNIRITGSGSYIPNRIVTNLDFAKHEFLDEEGLPLTYSNEVITEKFRLITGIEERRYVDNDLMTSDIAFFAAEKAIADAGIDPETIDYIIFAHNFGDVKHGTIQTNLIPSLASRVKHSLRIKNPKCVAYDILFGCPGWVEGVIQAKAYIKSGMAKRCLVIGAETLSRVVDPHDRDSMIYSDGAGATIIEGTDEEGGILAHETASYTYDEAHFLFFGGSYNKDHDQDVRYIKMFGRKIYEFALSRVPQAMKECLDNSGVNIDDVKKILIHQANEKMDEAIVNRFYKLHGKSVPEKVMPMSIHKLGNSSVATIPTLYDLMIKGLVDDQQFEKGDVLLFASVGAGMNINAFVYKV
- a CDS encoding glycosyl transferase yields the protein MNKKVFVVLVTYNGSHWIDKNIQSLLDSDYPVHIIAIDNNSTDNSAALLAKYPQVDLIQSPDNLGFGKANNIGMKKALEQGADYVFLLNQDAWVFNNTVGSLVAKIASGEDFGIMSPKHFSGDGITLDKSFETYLSRKTGLADAVAVVPFVNAAAWMLTRKCIETVGFFEPLFGHYGEDRNYCDRLLFHKFKIGIDNDSKIVHDRVITRNYNKDIIQSKYKILTTLLNINSGLGKSYLQALKEVIGLPKYFGKSYGVDKSFSMFFTLLKYYLQWVGGMSKIKTARNSAK